One Dysidea avara chromosome 7, odDysAvar1.4, whole genome shotgun sequence genomic region harbors:
- the LOC136260221 gene encoding U6 snRNA phosphodiesterase 1-like, producing the protein MDALLAYSSSDSSGDENGDDDELVPPVKKARQDLDEACKSRELLAVPNDILHMFAEGESRDDDDKDLHMGRSRSFAHVAGNWATYLHVPITCSSGFGQCVQRLCDHLCGKFPPSAEHAEFHVIPACDLHVTVSRTVAIRHHWIEPLMNKLSCGLTNHRCFKYQLSDLEVYCNDTKTRSFFGLEILFGQENLLQLVETIDDEFEQFKLPKYYEDPSFHLSVIWCLGDIRTMFPKKTLLKLQEHWNKLLQEHGISVFTEYFATEVHCKCGNKRFQFPLKS; encoded by the exons ATGGACGCCTTACTAGCTTACTCTAGTAGTGATTCTTCTGGTGATGAAAATGGCGACGATGATGAGTTGGTTCCTCCAGTAAAGAAGGCACGTCAGGATCTTGACGAAGCGTGCAA GTCACGTGAGTTGCTCGCGGTTCCTAATGACATCTTGCACATGTTTGCTGAAGGCGAGTCACGTGATGATGACGACAAAGATCTACACATGGGTCGTTCAAGATCATTTGCTCATGTGGCTGGCAACTGGGCCACATACTTGCATGTTCCTA TAACATGTTCCAGTGGGTTTGGCCAATGTGTTCAGCGGTTGTGTGACCACTTGTGTGGGAAGTTCCCTCCCTCAGCCGAGCATGCTGAGTTTCATGTCATCCCAGCATGTGACTTACATGTGACCGTATCACGGACAGTTGCCATTAGACATCACTGGATTGAGCCACTAATGAACAAGCTCAGTTGTGGGCTGACCAACCACCGATG TTTCAAATATCAACTTTCTGATTTGGAGGTCTATTGTAATGACACCAAGACCAG ATCATTTTTTGGCTTGGAAATCTTGTTTGGGCAAGAAAAC TTACTACAATTAGTGGAGACCATTGATGATGAGTTTGAACAATTCAAGCTTCCCAAGTATTATGAG GATCCATCTTTCCATTTATCCGTGATTTGGTGTTTGGGAGACATTCGGACAATGTTTCCCAAGAAGACCTTGCTAAAGTTACAG GAGCACTGGAACAAATTGTTGCAAGAACATGGCATTAGTGTCTTTACTGAATACTTTGCGACAGAAGTCCATTGTAAATGCGGCAACAAGCGTTTCCAATTTCCCTTAAAATCATAG